One Coffea eugenioides isolate CCC68of chromosome 2, Ceug_1.0, whole genome shotgun sequence genomic window, AATAACACATGGAATAAAGTGCAATGGTAATACAACAGACTGCAGCTTTTGCAACTGTATTAAAATTATTTCCTGTTTATGGGATGAGAAATAATGCCTgatatttgttttgtttttcttcagaCTTGTATGCTTTTGTAATTGGAAGTTATGTCATTTGGACCGCTGTGGCTGGAGCAAGGTACTCAATTGAGCAGATAAGAACaaatagggctacaattttgtTTAAGCAAATTTGGAAATGGTGTGGGATCGTGATTAAGAGTACTGCATTATTATCAATATGGGTATGGACATTTTAGTTCTGAACAAGTCACTGTTGTATttgaagttttctaatttttttatgggttgtttgtttgttttatcTGATTTCCTTACTCCTAACTCTTTTTCACTCATCTTCCAGATTTTTGTCATTCCTGTTTTAATTGGACTGCTTTTCGAGCTCTTGGTGATTGTACCAATGCGAGTGCCCGTGAATGAAAGTCCAGTTTTCCTTTTGTATCAGGATTGGGCCCTTGGATTGATCTTTCTTAAGATTTGGACTAGGCTGGTGAGTATTGCATTTGTATATTGATCCTGATTTTTTCTACTCTTCTTATGGAACTATACTGCTTGTAAATTCAGtttctgaaatttgtggttATCTCTTCTTGAATATGAAACTAAATGATTCTATcacaaaatgggaaaaaaaagatAGCTTCTAATATTATACTGCTTTTGAGAGAACTAGCTGATGGGGGAAAGCATGAACAAATTCTTCTGaatgcttttttattttttccaataTCACTTGTAGACATATGTAGAATACTTGCTAATCTAGGAATGGACTGTGCAATactaaagctgaaaatttgatTTGGTTTATATGTGTGTAGTAGGTGAGAGATATAGGCATctcatttggaaattttttttttttttgcattgatATCAGTGAGTTTTACATCTTTCTGACCATGGAAGAGCATTTCTATTGTTGAGTTGATATTTGAAGATTAGGTAAGATTCTTATTCCTAATGAATTGTTCAAACAGGTCATGCTGGATCAAGTGTTGCCTTTGGTAGATGAGAGTTGGCGAATAAAATTTGAGAGAGTCAGGGAGGATGGCTTCTCTAGGTTGCAGGGCTTCTGGGTGCTGAGGGAAATAGTCTTTCCTATCATTATGAAGTTGCTCACTGCCTTGTGTGTTCCTTATGTTTTAGCCAGAGGAGTGTTTCCGATATTTGGGTACCCATTAGTGGTCAACTCAGCTGTATATCGTTTTGCCTGGTTGGGTTGTCTTGGCCTCGGTTTGTTGTGGTACTGTGCAAAGAGATTCCATGTCTGGTTCAGAAACCTGCACAATTCTATACGTGATGATCGCTACCTCATTGGTAGGAGGCTTCATAACTACGGTGAAGGTTTTGAGAGGCAAAATGGTGGTGTTTCCCGGGAAGGACAAAATTCTAATGAACATGGCACTAGCTTACTTCAGAGTGAACCAGATGCTACCGATGTAGGGATTAGGCAAAGGCATGTTCGACAAGATGCTTAATCTTTAGGAGAGGTGTAAAGTAGGGTGTCAATATATCAGCTTGCCAAGGTTTTCCTCATGTGAGGATTGGGCGATGGTTGAAGCATGTGTTGAagcatcaatttttttttgcgGGCTTTTGTGAATATGACGGGCCAAAATCTTCGAATGATACAAATCAATGAGAATGTGTATAAATCATTGTGGAACTAGTACTTAAATGTATTCTGTCTGGTCAGTTAGGAGTATGCTTAGGACGCCATttatgtcaaaatttttctttgtaGGATTTCGAACACCTTCGTGATGGTGGATTGCCAAGTAGTTGCAGATGATGAACGTTTAAGCATGTTAGATGGCAGCGGACTGCTTTGATCCGTCTTGgttcttcttttttcaaattatgGAAAAGAACTTTTTGACAGGGTTCTTTCCTGCTTTTCCACACAAGTGGACATAATACctgtattttgcatatttgttaGCTCGTAACATTTGTTGCGATTCGTTTTGGATCTTGAAATGGCTTGTTAATATTAGTCAGTGTGTTGCTTACTGTAGCACCAATTGAGCTAGCCTGCAATAGTAGCAGCAAAAACCATTGAAGACCTACGATTGTTAGCTAGCCCTGCGattgaaaaataaaacataaaatagaaaacaaagctATGCTACTGAACTATCTTATGCTTAGCCCcagaaaaaagaatgaaaaaggaaaaactatTTCCATCTAACACGAGAGGAAAAtaaaacatacaaaaaaaaaaagaagaaataaccATCTTAAGCTTAGCCCctgaaaaagaatgaaaaacaaATCTCAAGCTTTGATATCTCGTATCAATGTGTAGAGCGTTACGCCCACCATATTTTCGTTTTGCTGTTCTTCCGCCGCGCATTTAGGCATATGCCCGGTCGCCAATGTGAATAAGAAAAAAGTCCTGACGTCGACAATTGATATTCTATGTGATGGTATTCGCTCTGAAGAATGACAAACTGAAACGACGACGCCTACTGACAACACACCTGATCACTAAATAGTTAAAAGATTTAGACTAGACCAGCCCATTACTTTGGCTTTGAGTTGCTTTATAGAACCTGAGGAAGACAAGATTTATGGCAATTGGCAACACGTCCAGTTCCCACTAACATAGATGATACAGCCTTCTCATCTACAGATGGGAAAGCGAGCTAAGAAAACAATCCTGAAATCCAAACAGGCAAATAGATCAACATAACAAAATAGTGCATTCCAACCTCAAAAAGAACTGAATCAATGCTCCAACCCTCGTGTTTCAAAAACCAAAGCACAAAAGTCTAGATTTAACTCCGCAATCAGTTCACTCAGGAAACAAGACCATCGTTCAAGGACAATGATGCCAATTGATCAGCAGGATTGGTTGCCTGCTGCTGCTGAGAAACATTCCTTAAGACCTCCATGGCCTCTGCAACCTTCGACTTCAGAGCTTCTGGTGACTCAAGCAGGTGTAGAACCTCTGTCTGGTCCATCTCCAAAAGCATACCAGTAACCTTAGCTGCTGTTTCAGGCTCCAACTGTTCGACAAGTGGGTATAGATTCTCGCCCAACATCTGCAGATAAAATCATAATACTCAGTGATGACAAATTTTAATCCAACTCTCAAACTAAGCATTCATCAGTCATTAGTCACTCAACATTATATTGGTAATGGGAGGGGGGGTGAAGGGAAGTGAAGAGCAGATTGTACAGTAAGAACATACTCCAGTAAAACTGACAGAAAAAATTACTCAAGTACTACTATTTAAAAATTAGAACCCAagcaaaacaagtaaaattcaaacacaatcaaTGTCAGACAAATAAAAAATCACCTCATTAGAACAGAATGCAATAATGGATTTCAAATTATGGCAAGCTGAAAATACACAAATATACACCATTCCCAAGTATGTAAGAAATCCCCAGCCCATAAAACAACTATAAAAACACACACATACTCCTGTTTTCTTCAATGGACTCAACAGCTGAACAAATAGAAGAACCACAAATTAACCTACCGTCCTCTGATCAGCAGGAGAAGCGTTGGCAAGCGCAGATGCCAGAGCCCCAATTGGGACTGGCTGAGATACGACATCACGTAATGGCATGCCGCCCATATCATATGGGACGGAAAGCATGCCTCCAGCAACACCTGGCATAGAGACATCAGGCAGGGCACGTCCTGGAGGGTAACGATATCCACGTCCCCTTGGAATCATCTGTCACAAAACGAACAAATTGGGAAGATGCATAAAAGAAGACAGGAATAAATCCGCTGCCTCGAGAGGATAAACATAAAATCCATCTGCAAACCTGCTGCTGCATCATTGGAACAGGTTGTTGACCCTGCTGGACCGGAACAGTACCACCTCGCCTGCCACCAGGACGCTGTCCTTGCTGCCCTTGCTGAACCATTGGCACAAAAAAGTTCGGCATTGGAGCTCCACCAGGCCTCATTCCAGGAACAAGCTGCTGTTGATAGCCAAAACCAGGCTGAAATGCAAAACAGAGAACAGAAACGTGTCCTCAACTTTCCAATAATTGTGCAAATCAATCCACCAGACAGGCACAAACATGACAAAATACATGATATAATATCCCTATACTAACTAATACATTTACCCATCCTAGAAtgccagagagagagagagagagagaacgcTGAATTCAAATTAGTTCAGAAAGAAACAAGTTGCTCCTGTAACATAAATTTGGCAAATCAATAAGAATAATCTCTGCTTAAAACAGAATAGACCTAACAATCAGTCACTTGTTTCTGTGACACACTAGTGGTGCAAGCACAACATATCAAGAGATGTTACTTAGAAACACAGAGAGCTATAAATTCAGCAATAAATGTATGAAGAATGAcctaataaaattatatagTCAGCAGCCTTTTGCCACCAAAAATCTTAATTTACATAAACATGTTTTTGTGAATGCTTTGATAGCTATTATCAGCTTACCACCAAATATAAACCTTCCTATACACAAACTAATGACAACGTTACACTTCACAAAAGAAAGAACATCAAGACCAGTTAACTGTTATCCGCCCATAATAACTTGTCAAATCAGCCACAGTCATCTCAAAAGGCTCTGAGAAATAAAGCACAAATAGATGCTAAACTCTAAAACTCTCCCCTTCAAAATCTAAGACAAAATGGTGAAAGTGAGCACACTGTGCCTCAAGTAAACAGCTCTTTCCAATCAGCTTGTCTTAAAAAATGAGTAATCAGCACAACCAGATTAAGAAACAGACTCATGAAGAATGTATTTACTTGGGGAGGAATGATAGCAGGTGGCGGCTGTCCATAAAATATTTGTTGCCCTAGACCAGGACGCCAGGGGGGTACATTGGCATTCTAGGAGCAACAGAGGGTCCCATTGCAATTGGACGCAATTGAGAAAATTGAGCCTGCATGAATGCAAGGAAAATTACCCACATTCATCAAAATAACCATAGTAGATATACAAAAGCAAAagtatcaaaatttcaaaactggagagagagagagagagagagagagagagagatcaggTGCGTTCTTCACATTACAAAGATTCCATGGAATATAATTCTCATTCAATAAAAAAGTGTACTCATACTCTTATTCTAAATTATCACTAACTGTCATGAGGTTTTAGACTACAAAGTCAAAATAAGAGATAGCATCCAAAATATACCTGCAACCTTGCTCttctctcttcctttctctGTGCAAGAGCAACATAAAGTGGTTTGCTAACAATCATCTTCCCATTCATTTCAGAAAGCTGTGGCAGTACAGAGTAACATTGCACCTTGAAGCTCAAATGGAGGAATATAACACActgaaatttcacaaaaacaAAACCACAAACTTACAGCTCTTGATGCTTCTTCAGGAGATGAGAATGCAACAAACCCAGATCCTCTGCTGATTCCATTGGGATCTCGCATAACCTGGAAGATACAAGTAGAACACAAAAACTTAATTATTGTGACACAACAATTGGATAGAGAGATGCTATTCAAACAGACACAGGCACCAGAGACCTTGCATGAAGTTATAACACCAAAGGGGGAGAACAATTCCCTAAGCTTATCATCATTAATGCTGTCATCTAAATTCTTTATATAGAGGTTCAACCCTTGTGATTTGTCAGCAGCCTCCTTAATACTCTGCTCGAATCGTTGTTTTAATTCTTGTTCTCTCTCAGATTTCTTTTGGGCTTTCCCAACAAACCATTCTTTGTTATCAAATTGATATCCATTAACAGCTTCAACAGATTTTGCAGCATCTTCAGGGTTCTCAAAGTTCACGAATCCAAAACACTTTGACTTTCCATCTTCATCCCTCATTACCACAATACTAGTTATTGTCCCATAATCACCAAATACTTTCTTTAGGTCTTCATCAGTGGTTGATTCTGAGAGATTCTTCACAAAAACATTAGTAAATTTTGTCTTGTCTACAGCcatttctctttcttgtttccGAAGGAAAGGTCCGACATATACTTGCTTATCATTCAGCAGCATCCCGTTGAGTTTCTCAATAGCTTTTTGAGCAGCTTCATCAGTATCATATTGCACAAACCCATAGCCCTTTGACTGACCAGAAACATCGGTTGCCACCTTGCAAGAGAGAATGTTTCCAAATACAGAAAATGTATCGTGCAAAGCCTTATGGTCAATCGCTTTGTCCAAATTCTgtcaagagagagaaaataatcATTTGAAAAgaactaaaaaaaattcaattggGAGCAAAGATGTTACTGACCATTGGACCATAGGGTACAACGACCAAGCCCCCCCCCCctcctttcaaaaaaaaagaaaaagagaaggaagGGAAAAAAACTGAAGCAGAGAACCATATACCTTAATAAATATATTTCCAGCACCACTTTTACGTATGCTGGGGTCTCTATGAGAATACATAACTCTAATGGGCTTCCCATTGAGAGGAGTAAAATTTAGGATCTCTAGAGCCCGTGCAGCTGTGTTGGAGACAAAGAAATATGGTTAGCAACAGCACTGGGGAATAAGACCCAAACACAAGCAGACAGGATGGAATGAAACAAGAAGACCAACTAATATACAGTAGTAAAAGAAAAGTTTACTGTTGCAAATAGAACTTCAAAAGGACTAGCCATGCCTGGATGAACTGCTGAATAATGCTTCAGAGATGCTCAATAATAAGACCAGTAATTCCTTAGAAATGATAAAGATGAACTATTATATATCACAAGAATTCAAATAAACAAAAGCATGGTCTTTTCCTATTAGGAGGACTTGAAATACGAAACCAAAGGATGTGcatctcaaataaaaatcaaagaCTACGATAACACTAGTGTCCTCAACATAAACCAGACACATACATACAGTAATGATAATCTCATAACTCACCCAAATCAGCGATATTTACTTGAGAACCCAGGAATAGATgactttttcaataaaataacaCCCGAACTCCACATAACTATGACAGTAACCATTAGGTCACCAAAGCAGCCAAGGAATTGAATAGAAATATGAAGGCAGCATTAATTGAAGGATAAGGAGTATGAACTAACCATCTTGCGGATTGCCATAATTGACATAACCATATCCAAGTGACCGGCGAGTCGTCAAATCCCGGCAAACCCTGACCGAAACCACCTGTCCAACCTGGTTGAACAGATCGTAAAGCTGCGAATCAGTCACGTGCAAATCCAAGTCACCTACATAAAGCGACGTCGGCACGAACTGAGGATTCGCACCGCCAGCAGCAGCTATAGTAGTAGCATTCACATTCATCACCGACTGCGGCACCTGAACCTGAGCCATCTCAACTCGAAAACCGTAGCTAAATGGAGGACAAaaattttaggatattttttggaaatttttcaattttttttgtgatttttttctCGCTTCCCTCTCCTCTTGTTATTCGAGAAACAAACCCTAGACAGTAGCACCAAAAATTATGACAGTCTAAATTTGGAAAATGTTCCCgaaattttcgtttttttttcttgccttcAATATATTAAAAGAAAATCCAACAAAAAGATATTTTTAAACtcaaagattttctttttccttttttttagctttttacACTAAAAAGAGAGAGGAGAGGGAAGGATGAAAATAGAGAAGGATAAGTCGGAGATCCGACGGAGGGTTTGGGAGTATCGCCGCCGACAGCGACGGCGACGGCGCTGTGGGATGAGAGAGGAGGGGCAGGGGAGCAAAGAGCAAGTGCACGGGGCAAGGGCAGAAGCGGCGGTTTTTTTATCCCTGGCGGGCTCAATAGCGGTGCGCGCGGTTACCCTAGGGGGTGGGCAAGCTTGTGCACAAAATCTGCGCCGTTGGATTAGGAGAGGGGTACGCTGGCGGTTGGTAGATACGGGAGGAGGATTGTATATTTGTGCCATTCTCAAAGGGTTGGGTTGGGATTTGATGTTAAGGGGAAAAAAGGGTATAAATTAACAAATCATGAGACTTCTAGTTATTATCAAATAATTACTCTTTTTATATGATTTTGAAGGTAAAGTAGAAGATCAGAAGATTGCATCTGAATTTTAACTGGAAAGGAGCAAAATTGTTCGTTGGTTGTATGTAAAACAATCCCTATGAACTCTGCAAAATAACAATTGGGAATGGGCATAAATCAGAAAAAGTCACAcaagctttcttttgttttttgggttCTATCAAATTTAGGAGGAATGGAGGAATGCCCTTCATTCCGTACGAGAAATTTATATCAATCTAAAATAAGTACTAAACATGTTTTAGTTGATTCAGAATCAATATAAAAAAACATTTTATGTGAATATATAAGAACCTTACTTACTAATTTACATATTGAATGGAGTTCACTTAACATgtcaaatgaaataaaatgataCTCTCGTATATTCACGTGAAAC contains:
- the LOC113762194 gene encoding LOW QUALITY PROTEIN: polyadenylate-binding protein 8-like (The sequence of the model RefSeq protein was modified relative to this genomic sequence to represent the inferred CDS: inserted 1 base in 1 codon); its protein translation is MAQVQVPQSVMNVNATTIAAAGGANPQFVPTSLYVGDLDLHVTDSQLYDLFNQVGQVVSVRVCRDLTTRRSLGYGYVNYGNPQDAARALEILNFTPLNGKPIRVMYSHRDPSIRKSGAGNIFIKNLDKAIDHKALHDTFSVFGNILSCKVATDVSGQSKGYGFVQYDTDEAAQKAIEKLNGMLLNDKQVYVGPFLRKQEREMAVDKTKFTNVFVKNLSESTTDEDLKKVFGDYGTITSIVVMRDEDGKSKCFGFVNFENPEDAAKSVEAVNGYQFDNKEWFVGKAQKKSEREQELKQRFEQSIKEAADKSQGLNLYIKNLDDSINDDKLRELFSPFGVITSCKVMRDPNGISRGSGFVAFSSPEEASRALSEMNGKMIVSKPLYVALAQRKEERRARLQAQFSQLRPIAMGPSVAPRMPMYPPGXPGLGQQIFYGQPPPAIIPPQPGFGYQQQLVPGMRPGGAPMPNFFVPMVQQGQQGQRPGGRRGGTVPVQQGQQPVPMMQQQMIPRGRGYRYPPGRALPDVSMPGVAGGMLSVPYDMGGMPLRDVVSQPVPIGALASALANASPADQRTMLGENLYPLVEQLEPETAAKVTGMLLEMDQTEVLHLLESPEALKSKVAEAMEVLRNVSQQQQATNPADQLASLSLNDGLVS